Proteins from a genomic interval of Papaver somniferum cultivar HN1 chromosome 4, ASM357369v1, whole genome shotgun sequence:
- the LOC113272966 gene encoding receptor-like protein EIX1, producing the protein MNSCNRNIQIISFSFLIHHPLIFLLLIGLTQFPLPSHGCHEEERKALLDIKSSLQDPSNRLSSWQEGSKYQNCCDWHGIQCSIGSFHIISINLRNTEYEIYFDQFKYRDSRNYDEFNPPETALQGKLSPLFFHITHLQYLDLAFNNFQESQIPIQFSNLTKLAHLDLSNSNFSGSTLTQFANLSSLKYLDLSCGVVDCIQLSSTKWLSGLVNLQVLRLSRINLSNATVLSENNFAEHISFLSNLKDLDLSYCNISGPVFPIQELNNLSSLSSLNMSYNLELNSSFPVHLAKLTSLSSLYLLSCSLHGSVPYMPQLTELNVYSNPNLHVDLAQMFEHKWPKLKFLRISSTKVTGPFQKLISNVPLLEFLYASGCSIQGPIPESLCEISFLRDVFLQRNNFTGTIPSCITRLRYLNRLDISNNSIEGDVSLPSLVTKLNLTSLELGSNKLTVSIDQHLYLYPKLKFKVLGLRSCNLTGLFPTFICNLTDLEMLHLQDNNLSGTISSCIYKLKNLRSLDLSHNNLHGPLPLPCNNAKLYNLAHNKFNGEISMETGKRLSTIISVMLSGNELTGSVPSSICSDEPGLHSDIQILDLSKNDLHGIIPTTIRYCTSLKYLNLGSNNLTGNVPKELEQAKNLQILQLNNNNLDGDPLYFISKLHELVVLDLGNNCFGGSISHLSGTLDKLKILSLRSNKFNESIPKDIVDLHLLHVLDLSGNNLTGLIPKEIGNLIMLTNITNGYLGHLQLQMTNKGIMMQYEKLYTYNSGIDLSSNNLEGEIPEEIGLLKGLSMLNLSHNHLSGNIPFSVGNMKSLESLDLSFNKLSGLIPPSLASMDFLGYLNLSYNNLSGRIPRGPHMDTLSGDGSAYVNNNFLCGYLTKNACEGNLSSDTGNSLNEYGQDKWYFYGIVAFGFIIGFLGLFFGLLLKKDKWWVGYWRAVDNLAVKSVRFFLKN; encoded by the coding sequence ATGAATTCATGTAATAGGAATATTCAAATAATATCATTCAGTTTTCTTATTCACCATCCTCtcatttttcttttgttgatcGGCCTCACTCAATTTCCACTGCCCTCTCATGGATGCCATGAAGAGGAGAGAAAGGCTCTCTTAGACATCAAATCCTCCTTACAAGACCCTTCTAATCGATTGTCCTCCTGGCAAGAAGGCAGCAAATATCAAAACTGTTGTGATTGGCATGGAATTCAGTGTTCCATCGGCTCTTTCCATATCATCTCCATCAACCTACGGAACACAGAGTATGAAATTTACTTCGATCAATTCAAGTATAGGGATAGTAGAAATTATGACGAATTCAATCCCCCAGAAACTGCACTACAAGGTAAGCTTTCTCCTCTCTTCTTCCACATTACTCATCTTCAGTATCTTGATCTTGCCTTCAACAATTTCCAAGAATCACAAATTCCGATTCAGTTTTCTAATCTGACAAAACTCGCTCATCTTGATCTCTCCAACTCCAACTTCTCAGGATCGACTTTGACACAATTCGCCAACCTATCTTCTCTTAAGTACCTTGATTTATCTTGTGGTGTTGTAGACTGCATACAGTTATCATCTACAAAATGGTTGAGTGGGTTAGTAAATCTCCAGGTGTTGCGGTTGAGTCGTATAAATTTATCTAATGCTACAGTATTATCAGAGAATAATTTTGCTGAACATATATCTTTTCTTTCCAATCTTAAAGATCTTGATCTATCTTATTGCAATATATCTGGCCCAGTTTTTCCCATCCAAGAGTTGAACAATCTTTCTAGCCTATCCTCTCTCAACATGAGTTACAATCTTGAGCTCAATTCCTCATTCCCAGTACACCTTGCTAAATTAACTTCACTTTCTAGTCTTTACTTATTATCTTGCAGTCTTCATGGTTCAGTTCCATATATGCCTCAACTTACAGAGCTCAATGTGTATTCGAATCCTAATCTCCATGTAGATCTTGCACAAATGTTCGAACATAAGTGGCCTAAACTGAAATTTCTTAGGATATCATCAACTAAAGTAACCGGACcgtttcagaaattaatttcaaatGTGCCGCTATTGGAGTTTCTTTACGCCTCCGGCTGTTCAATTCAAGGACCCATCCCAGAATCACTCTGCGAGATTTCTTTTCTGCGAGATGTTTTTTTGCAGAGAAACAATTTTACGGGAACAATACCAAGTTGCATTACCAGGCTCAGGTACCTTAATCGGTTAGATATAAGTAACAACTCTATCGAGGGAGATGTTTCACTGCCCTCTTTGGTTACCAAGTTAAACCTAACTTCCCTAGAGCTGGGCTCAAACAAGCTAACAGTATCCATAGATCAACACTTGTACCTGTACCCTAAACTTAAATTCAAGGTATTGGGGTTGCGGTCATGCAATCTGACAGGATTATTCCCTACTTTCATTTGTAATTTAACTGATTTAGAGATGTTGCATTTACAAGATAATAACCTTTCTGGAACTATCTCTTCTTGCATCTACAAACTTAAAAATCTCCGATCCTTGGATCTCTCACACAACAATCTTCATGgtcctcttcctcttccttgtAATAATGCCAAACTATATAACCTAGCACATAATAAATTCAACGGTGAAATCTCAATGGAAACCGGAAAAAGACTATCTACTATTATCTCAGTTATGTTATCTGGTAATGAACTCACAGGCTCAGTTCCCTCTTCTATATGCTCCGATGAACCTGGATTACATTCTGATATTCAGATTCTTGATCTCTCCAAGAATGATCTACATGGAATTATTCCTACTACTATAAGGTATTGTACTTCTCTTAAGTATCTAAATCTTGGCAGCAACAACCTCACTGGAAATGTTCCGAAAGAGCTTGAACAAGCAAAGAATTTGCAAATTCTGCAGCTAAATAACAACAATCTTGATGGCGATCCGCTTTATTTCATCAGTAAACTGCACGAGTTGGTAGTTCTGGACTTGGGTAATAACTGTTTTGGAGGAAGTATATCCCATTTGTCTGGTACACTTGATAAGCTTAAGATTCTTTCTTTAAGATCAAATAAATTCAATGAATCAATCCCCAAAGACATTGTCGATTTGCATTTACTCCATGTATTAGACTTGTCGGGAAACAATCTCACCGGGTTAATTCCTAAGGAAATAGGCAATTTGATAATGTTAACAAATATAACTAATGGTTATCTAGGTCATTTACAATTGCAGATGACAAACAAAGGGATCATGATGCAATATGAGAAACTGTATACATATAATTCAGGAATCGATTTATCCTCCAATAACCTTGAGGGAGAAATTCCTGAAGAGATAGGTCTACTGAAAGGGCTTTCCATGCTGAATCTATCACACAACCACCTCTCGGGTAACATCCCATTCAGTGTTGGAAATATGAAGAGCTTAGAATCTTTGGATCTGAGTTTCAACAAGTTGTCTGGACTTATCCCGCCATCTTTAGCATCAATGGATTTTCTTGGTTATTTGAATTTGTCTTATAATAACTTGAGTGGAAGGATACCAAGAGGACCTCATATGGATACATTGAGCGGAGATGGTTCAGCCTACGTTAATAACAACTTCTTGTGTGGGTACCTTACAAAGAATGCTTGTGAGGGCAATCTGAGCAGTGATACCGGCAATTCTCTGAATGAATATGGTCAAGATAAGTGGTATTTTTATGGTATTGTTGCTTTTGGGTTCATAATTGGATTTTTGGGTCTGTTCTTTGGTTTACTCTTGAAGAAAGATAAATGGTGGGTCGGATATTGGAGAGCTGTTGACAATCTTGCAGTCAAAAGTGTTCGATTTTTCCTGAAAAATTGA
- the LOC113272967 gene encoding uncharacterized protein LOC113272967, whose product MRPRMNPESIKLDNDGTFQLSQNWHKYGTCPQGTIPIRRNIKDYRSTLLRKHRLSKFSHPKTPNTLQPNDDITDGHEVLAGFLEDFNSIEAGWEVCQPRYGDYQTRFFILWTTDGYKNSCTNLECEGFVHTSSDVALGCNFTEMSTFKGDQKDATFSIHKDQSSGNWWVQIQGIPVGYYPSSLFTQLSKTATKVEFGGEIFNEISKGRHTIAQMGSGHFPSEGGLGVSSYFSHVQIIDENNEAKDPQNVELYVSNPNCYDLKIENTNGYGFYYGGPGYNDNCQ is encoded by the exons ATGAGACCACGTATGAACCCGGAGAGTATAAAATTAGATAATGACGGGACATTTCAACTTTCACAGAATTGGCATAAGTATGGAACATGTCCACAAGGAACTATCCCTATACGAAGGAATATAAAAGATTACCGTTCAACACTTCTGCGTAAGCATCGACTTTCAAAATTTTCTCATCCGAAGACACCTAATACATTACAACCAAACGACGATATTACAGACGGTCATGAG GTTTTAGCCGGTTTCCTTGAAGATTTTAATAGTATTGAAGCTGGATGGGAA gTATGTCAACCTAGATATGGTGATTACCAGACCAGATTCTTTATACTATGGACT ACCGATGGCTACAAAAACAGTTGCACCAACCTCGAATGTGAAGGTTTTGTGCACACATCCTCGGATGTCGCCCTTGGTTGTAATTTCACGGAAATGTCCACTTTCAAGGGAGACCAAAAAGATGCCACCTTCAGTATACACAAG GACCAAAGTAGTGGAAATTGGTGGGTACAAATACAAGGCATACCTGTTGGATATTATCCAAGTTCTCTATTCACCCAATTATCAAAGACAGCGACAAAAGTAGAGTTCGGTGGAGAAATCTTTAATGAAATATCTAAAGGACGACATACTATAGCTCAAATGGGTAGTGGTCATTTCCCTTCAGAAGGAGGTTTGGGTGTATCCAGTTATTTTAGTCATGTCCAAATAATTGATGAAAATAACGAAGCCAAAGACCCTCAAAACGTTGAGTTGTATGTATCGAATCCAAATTGTTATGATTTGAAAATCGAAAATACCAACGGTTACGGGTTCTACTATGGAGGTCCGGGTTATAATGATAATTGTCAATAA